Proteins encoded in a region of the Geobacillus genomosp. 3 genome:
- a CDS encoding MBL fold metallo-hydrolase, whose protein sequence is MEWTRIPVGPIQANAYLLSAEDGACVIVDPGAEGAVLVRRIEEKQLTPMAILLTHAHFDHIGGVSDVLARWDIPVYLHENEKQWLQDPALNGSLYFGGPVVVRCEPTSITGPMTLTVGPFTFDVRETPGHSPGSVSYYCEAAKLVFSGDALFAGSIGRTDLPGGHHEQLLTSIHRELLTLPEETMVLSGHGPETTIGMEMDTNPFLHGFS, encoded by the coding sequence ATGGAATGGACTCGCATCCCTGTCGGCCCGATTCAGGCGAACGCCTACCTTTTGTCGGCTGAAGACGGCGCATGCGTCATCGTTGACCCCGGAGCGGAAGGAGCGGTGCTCGTTCGCCGGATTGAAGAAAAACAGCTGACTCCGATGGCGATTTTATTGACGCACGCTCATTTTGACCATATCGGCGGTGTTTCGGATGTGCTCGCCCGCTGGGACATTCCGGTGTATTTGCATGAAAACGAAAAACAGTGGCTGCAAGACCCGGCGCTAAACGGCTCGCTGTATTTCGGCGGTCCGGTCGTTGTCCGCTGCGAACCGACATCCATCACAGGGCCGATGACGCTGACGGTCGGGCCGTTTACGTTTGACGTCCGTGAAACGCCGGGCCATTCGCCAGGCAGTGTCTCATATTATTGCGAAGCGGCAAAGCTCGTGTTCTCTGGCGATGCGCTGTTTGCCGGCAGCATCGGACGCACCGACTTGCCAGGTGGCCACCATGAACAGCTGTTGACGAGCATTCATCGCGAGTTGTTGACGCTGCCTGAAGAGACGATGGTCTTGTCCGGACACGGACCGGAGACGACGATCGGCATGGAAATGGATACGAATCCGTTTTTGC